A portion of the Micromonospora tarapacensis genome contains these proteins:
- a CDS encoding acetyl-CoA C-acetyltransferase → MQNVRRVAVIGGNRIPFARSNSRYASATNSDLLGAALDGLIARFGLAGQQVGEVVAGAVLKHSKDFNLTREVVLGSKLDPRTPAYDIQQACGTGLEAAILVANKIALGQLEVGIAGGVDTTSDAPLAVNEDMRRTLLKLNSARTLGERLRIAARLRPAQPFRPEIPRNAEPRTGLSMGEHAAQTALRWNIDRRAQDELALRSHRRLAAAYDKGFFDDLMTPYLGLTRDQNLRPDTTLEKLGALKPAFGANGPDAERATMTAGNSSPLTDGASTVLLASEEWAREHNLPVLAWFSWSETAAVDFVHGDEGLLMAPAYAVPRLLARAGLTLQDFDYYEIHEAFAAQVLATLSAWESKEFCVDRLGLDAPLGTIDTDRLNVNGSSLAVGHPFAATGGRIVATLAKLLASKGSGRGLISICAAGGQGVTAILER, encoded by the coding sequence CCAACTCGCGCTACGCCAGCGCCACCAACTCCGACCTGCTCGGCGCCGCCCTGGACGGGCTGATCGCCCGGTTCGGGCTGGCCGGCCAGCAGGTCGGCGAGGTGGTCGCCGGGGCGGTGCTCAAGCACTCGAAGGACTTCAACCTCACCCGCGAGGTGGTGCTCGGCTCGAAGCTCGACCCGCGCACCCCCGCGTACGACATCCAGCAGGCCTGCGGCACCGGCCTGGAAGCGGCGATCCTGGTCGCCAACAAGATCGCCCTCGGCCAGCTCGAGGTCGGCATAGCCGGCGGCGTCGACACCACCTCCGACGCCCCGCTCGCGGTCAACGAGGACATGCGCCGCACGCTGCTCAAGCTCAACTCCGCCCGCACCCTCGGCGAGCGGCTGCGGATCGCCGCCCGGCTGCGTCCGGCCCAGCCGTTCAGGCCGGAGATCCCGCGCAACGCCGAGCCCCGGACCGGGCTGTCCATGGGTGAGCACGCCGCGCAGACGGCGCTGCGCTGGAACATCGACCGGCGGGCCCAGGACGAACTGGCACTGCGCTCGCACCGGCGGCTCGCCGCCGCGTACGACAAGGGGTTCTTCGACGACCTGATGACCCCGTACCTGGGGCTGACCCGGGACCAGAATCTCCGCCCGGACACCACGCTGGAGAAGCTCGGCGCGCTCAAGCCCGCCTTCGGTGCCAACGGGCCGGACGCCGAGCGGGCCACCATGACCGCCGGGAACTCCTCGCCGCTGACCGACGGCGCCTCCACCGTCCTGCTGGCCAGTGAGGAGTGGGCGCGCGAGCACAACCTGCCGGTGCTGGCCTGGTTCTCCTGGTCGGAGACCGCCGCGGTGGACTTCGTGCACGGCGACGAGGGCCTGCTGATGGCCCCCGCGTACGCGGTGCCCCGGCTGCTCGCCCGGGCCGGGCTCACCCTCCAGGACTTCGACTACTACGAGATCCACGAGGCGTTCGCCGCGCAGGTGCTGGCCACCCTGAGCGCCTGGGAGTCGAAGGAGTTCTGCGTCGACCGGTTGGGTCTGGACGCCCCGCTCGGCACCATCGACACCGACCGGCTCAACGTGAACGGCTCGTCGCTGGCCGTCGGGCACCCGTTCGCCGCCACCGGCGGCCGGATCGTGGCCACCCTGGCCAAGCTGCTCGCGTCCAAGGGCAGTGGTCGCGGGCTCATCTCGATCTGCGCGGCCGGCGGCCAGGGCGTCACCGCCATCCTGGAACGCTGA